A part of Thermococcus sp. SY098 genomic DNA contains:
- a CDS encoding HAD family hydrolase, whose product MLVMVDLDDTLCNTWEAGKYTIIRLFPHLIRKRKFKALFYILTARYRELEQSRELLVLDLDKLLQRIMERVYSRVKREDLEEMLELVDRTFFSNLKLFPDAKYFLEKLKKIDAKLVLVTDSSTYWQRKKLEYLGIKDYFDGIIISGETGHSKLDPHNFLLARRMFPNEDEVYMVGDRDDTDMKGGKTVGAVTILVKRGYFKGKRSKYADYVVKDLIEALEVIKCEHEKRDKA is encoded by the coding sequence ATGCTGGTAATGGTTGATCTTGATGACACCCTCTGCAACACCTGGGAGGCTGGAAAATATACCATAATTAGGCTTTTTCCTCATCTCATAAGGAAAAGAAAATTCAAAGCGCTGTTTTATATTTTGACTGCCCGGTATAGGGAGCTGGAGCAGTCAAGGGAGCTTTTGGTTCTTGATCTGGACAAGCTCCTTCAGAGAATTATGGAGAGGGTGTACAGCAGAGTTAAGAGAGAAGATTTGGAAGAGATGCTTGAACTCGTTGATAGAACGTTCTTTTCAAATCTCAAGCTTTTTCCAGATGCTAAATATTTTCTTGAGAAGCTTAAAAAAATTGATGCAAAGTTGGTTCTTGTGACTGACTCATCAACGTACTGGCAGAGGAAAAAGCTTGAGTATCTCGGCATAAAAGACTACTTTGATGGAATAATAATCAGTGGAGAAACGGGACACAGCAAACTTGATCCCCACAACTTCTTACTTGCGAGGAGGATGTTTCCTAATGAGGATGAAGTTTACATGGTTGGTGATAGAGATGATACAGACATGAAAGGTGGCAAGACAGTTGGAGCGGTTACAATACTCGTGAAAAGAGGGTATTTTAAAGGCAAAAGGTCAAAATATGCAGATTACGTTGTCAAAGATTTGATTGAGGCGCTGGAGGTGATCAAGTGTGAGCATGAAAAGCGAGATAAAGCGTAA
- a CDS encoding SEC59/DGK1/VTE5 family protein, which yields MSMKSEIKRKSLHLTGLTVPAVYLLFGKEAALFFVGLSFVMFIVLEPLRIVEHFRDKLKKKLGLYVDRQLIEIVEREIDIIAREHERRSIGAHIYFALAAFVIVYFFPRDIAIGSIAVATLGDAVAAIVGKPFGKHRFKNGKSLEGSLAYFVTALLILSSLIDPPHALIGALAGTLAEFYELPPDDNFSNQLAVAVTLYAFRKMAF from the coding sequence GTGAGCATGAAAAGCGAGATAAAGCGTAAATCCCTCCACCTGACGGGTTTAACTGTTCCTGCGGTTTATCTTCTTTTTGGCAAAGAAGCTGCTCTCTTCTTTGTTGGTTTGTCTTTTGTAATGTTTATCGTTCTTGAACCTCTCAGAATTGTGGAGCATTTTAGGGATAAATTAAAGAAAAAGCTGGGTCTTTATGTTGATAGACAGCTGATCGAGATCGTTGAGAGAGAAATAGACATTATAGCGAGAGAGCATGAAAGGAGGAGCATTGGGGCGCATATCTATTTTGCCCTTGCTGCGTTTGTCATAGTTTACTTCTTTCCCAGGGACATTGCCATCGGATCTATAGCTGTTGCGACTTTAGGAGATGCCGTAGCTGCAATAGTTGGAAAGCCTTTTGGAAAACATCGCTTTAAGAACGGTAAGAGTCTGGAAGGCAGCTTGGCGTATTTTGTAACTGCCCTGCTCATTCTATCTTCCCTCATTGACCCCCCACACGCATTGATTGGAGCATTGGCTGGAACTTTGGCTGAATTCTATGAGCTTCCCCCTGATGACAACTTCTCGAATCAGTTGGCAGTTGCTGTTACGCTCTATGCCTTTAGAAAAATGGCATTTTGA
- a CDS encoding CARDB domain-containing protein, with product MKKGLSFVIVVLIVLGLVPAVSGLYGTKVLDGSLSDWGTLDYIATANDNGLAGANLNNLYVAWDDEYLYIMITTRNSQSWDLAYGIGIDIDPGTGNGYTGDMDAWGRRIGFGNGYAIDYEIYFWYSGGSGITADNFITWTGGGWDYKALADVGAGFAYTGDTSTGLQTLEVKIPWTALGGKPEKLALIAWIAGGGDSSAVSSVPWDPAMESLDEPYASWFNGDEWGDTDYFTNLAEIQVAPKTIDGNLSDWENYEIVGVSTLDGPDGADLDKLYVSYDDKYLYIALTTNNTASWGIVYGFGLDVKDGGYTGDTDAWGRKIGFSRGIDYEIYFWYDSGNDKIGGGNFITWNGNGWDYQDVGSVVTYAATCGNGLQILEMAIPWSAIGGRTSELAIIAWVAGSFGGDSAVDTVPLDPDVDGSDWTDQDYLSNFAVIEIPIPKPELTVKLSSNVLDIEPWQPANLTVEVQNLGKVDAKNVKVELYDNDELLSSWIVNVSAESSVNLVYTYEYPGSWGTHVFKAVVDPENVIQEVNEENNIATLELEIGKAVKTQSDMINLGKYVWPRLYEKKYPLVEELLKNLTAAKLPIKYRENITNFQMQLNESLSMFNEGREMIGIRNMELRGSLKIFAAYSRLLRIQREVEKFLNAVQGELLANKLTKKIDGNLDDWSPETLVYEDTTGFGQQGANLKALYVDYDDNFLYIALTTENKASWRIAYGFALDYKDGGYTGDTDGWGRKISFTRGVDAELYFWWFGEFFGEKGTDRIETMQLVLWNGTGWQYYNLQDLGFVAWTGSTNGLQTLEVAIPWDALGGKPTKIGIVAWITGANAGDSAVETLPDDPSVHDLDPGQEWTDADTISTFAEVTIG from the coding sequence ATGAAAAAAGGTCTGAGTTTTGTTATTGTTGTACTTATTGTGCTGGGCTTAGTGCCAGCAGTGAGTGGACTTTATGGAACAAAAGTTCTTGATGGAAGCTTAAGCGACTGGGGAACACTTGATTATATAGCTACAGCCAACGACAATGGGCTCGCAGGTGCAAATCTGAATAACCTATATGTTGCATGGGATGATGAATATCTGTACATTATGATAACCACAAGGAATTCTCAAAGCTGGGACTTGGCTTATGGAATTGGAATTGACATTGATCCAGGAACCGGAAATGGATACACTGGAGACATGGATGCTTGGGGAAGACGTATTGGCTTTGGAAACGGATATGCAATTGACTACGAGATCTACTTCTGGTATAGCGGTGGTAGCGGCATCACAGCAGACAACTTCATTACATGGACTGGCGGAGGATGGGACTATAAAGCGCTGGCAGACGTTGGGGCAGGTTTTGCATACACCGGAGACACCTCAACCGGTCTCCAGACATTGGAGGTTAAGATTCCCTGGACAGCGCTCGGTGGAAAACCAGAAAAGCTCGCACTGATAGCTTGGATTGCAGGCGGGGGAGATTCCTCAGCAGTCAGCTCTGTGCCATGGGACCCAGCGATGGAAAGTCTTGATGAACCTTATGCCAGCTGGTTCAACGGAGATGAATGGGGAGATACTGATTACTTCACAAATCTCGCAGAAATCCAGGTAGCTCCAAAGACCATCGACGGCAACCTAAGTGATTGGGAAAACTACGAGATTGTTGGAGTCAGCACATTAGATGGTCCAGATGGTGCAGATCTGGACAAATTGTATGTTTCATACGATGACAAATACCTCTACATAGCATTAACAACAAACAATACTGCAAGCTGGGGAATCGTCTACGGATTTGGGCTTGATGTCAAAGATGGGGGATATACCGGAGATACCGATGCTTGGGGAAGAAAAATAGGATTCTCAAGAGGGATAGATTACGAGATTTACTTCTGGTACGACAGTGGAAATGATAAAATTGGTGGTGGAAACTTCATAACTTGGAATGGGAACGGCTGGGACTATCAAGATGTTGGAAGTGTTGTTACATATGCTGCCACCTGCGGAAATGGATTGCAGATCCTTGAGATGGCAATTCCATGGAGTGCTATAGGAGGAAGAACATCTGAACTCGCCATAATAGCATGGGTTGCAGGTAGCTTTGGTGGCGATTCAGCCGTTGATACTGTTCCATTAGACCCAGACGTTGATGGGAGTGACTGGACAGACCAAGACTATCTATCGAACTTTGCAGTAATCGAAATCCCAATTCCAAAACCCGAATTAACTGTAAAATTGAGTTCAAATGTCCTGGACATAGAACCCTGGCAGCCAGCCAACCTAACAGTTGAAGTCCAAAACCTGGGCAAAGTTGATGCCAAGAACGTTAAAGTTGAGCTTTATGACAATGATGAACTTCTCAGTTCGTGGATTGTAAATGTTTCCGCGGAAAGCTCAGTTAACTTGGTGTACACCTACGAATATCCCGGTTCATGGGGAACTCACGTCTTCAAAGCAGTTGTTGACCCTGAAAATGTTATTCAAGAGGTCAATGAGGAAAACAACATTGCCACATTGGAACTTGAAATTGGAAAAGCAGTAAAGACCCAGAGCGACATGATAAACCTTGGCAAGTATGTATGGCCAAGGCTTTATGAAAAGAAGTACCCCCTGGTCGAAGAACTCCTCAAAAATTTAACTGCAGCAAAGCTTCCAATTAAGTACAGAGAGAATATAACGAACTTCCAGATGCAGCTTAATGAAAGCCTTTCCATGTTCAATGAAGGGAGGGAGATGATAGGAATAAGGAACATGGAGCTCAGAGGAAGCTTGAAAATATTTGCGGCATATTCAAGGCTCCTAAGAATTCAGAGAGAAGTTGAAAAGTTCCTCAATGCAGTGCAGGGCGAGCTCTTAGCCAATAAGCTTACAAAGAAGATTGACGGCAATTTAGATGATTGGAGTCCAGAAACATTGGTTTATGAAGATACAACAGGCTTTGGACAGCAGGGGGCAAATCTTAAAGCACTGTATGTCGATTACGATGATAACTTCCTTTACATCGCATTAACAACTGAAAACAAAGCTTCATGGAGAATTGCCTATGGATTTGCCTTAGACTATAAAGATGGTGGCTATACAGGGGATACCGATGGATGGGGAAGAAAAATAAGCTTCACAAGAGGTGTTGATGCAGAACTTTACTTCTGGTGGTTCGGGGAGTTCTTTGGAGAGAAAGGAACTGACAGAATTGAAACCATGCAGCTTGTGCTCTGGAACGGCACTGGATGGCAGTACTATAACCTTCAAGATCTCGGATTTGTAGCATGGACAGGGAGTACAAACGGTCTGCAGACATTAGAAGTCGCAATTCCGTGGGATGCCCTTGGAGGAAAGCCGACAAAGATCGGCATAGTGGCATGGATAACCGGAGCAAACGCCGGCGATTCAGCAGTGGAGACCTTGCCAGACGATCCATCAGTTCACGACCTCGATCCAGGACAGGAATGGACTGATGCAGACACAATAAGCACGTTTGCAGAGGTCACAATTGGATGA
- the jtg gene encoding 4-alpha-glucanotransferase, with protein sequence MINFIFGIHNHQPLGNFGWVFEDAYNKSYRPFMEILEEFPSMKVAVHFSGPLLEWINENHPEYIELLRKLVKRGQLEIVVAGFYEPVLAAIPKEDRIEQIKLLKEFAKKLGYDAKGVWLTERVWQPELVKTLRESGIEYVIVDDYHFMSAGLSKEDLYWPYYTEDGGEVIVVFPIDEKLRYLIPFRPVEKTIRYLESLADSDPSKVAVFHDDGEKFGVWPGTYEWVYKKGWLREFFDAVTSNERINLMLYSEYLSKFTPRGLVYLPIASYFEMSEWSLPAKQAKLFVEFVEKLKRRGEFEKYRVFVRGGIWKNFFYKYPESNFMHKRMLYVSKLVRNIPEARGYILKAQCNDAYWHGVFGGVYLPHLRRAVWENIIKAQSYVTTGNRVFDVDFDGRDEIMLENGRFIATIKPHYGGSIFELSSKRKAVNYNDVLARRWEHYHEVPEAATPEEESEEGVASIHELGKKIPEEIKRELAYDWHLRAILQDHFISTTETLDTYRLVKYHELGDFVNQPYEFELNGNSVKLWRNGGVYAEKKVLARVKKEIELTNDGFLAKYSVSLGEPYEVLFGVELNLAVHSVMENPEEFEADRILVNDTYGIGKVEIILDRKVKVWKFPIKTLSQSESGWDFIQQGVSYTLLFPIEKELEFEIRFKEL encoded by the coding sequence ATGATAAATTTCATCTTTGGCATTCATAATCATCAGCCCCTTGGGAACTTTGGGTGGGTTTTTGAAGATGCTTACAACAAATCATACAGACCATTTATGGAGATCCTTGAAGAGTTTCCCTCAATGAAAGTTGCTGTTCATTTCAGCGGTCCCCTCCTTGAATGGATAAACGAAAACCATCCAGAGTATATTGAGCTTTTGAGAAAGCTTGTAAAAAGGGGTCAGCTCGAAATAGTTGTTGCAGGATTTTATGAGCCGGTGTTAGCAGCAATACCAAAGGAAGACAGGATTGAGCAGATAAAACTCCTTAAGGAGTTTGCTAAGAAGTTGGGTTATGACGCAAAGGGTGTATGGCTTACTGAAAGGGTGTGGCAGCCAGAATTGGTAAAAACTCTCAGGGAGAGTGGAATTGAGTATGTTATAGTAGATGATTACCACTTCATGAGTGCCGGACTTAGCAAGGAAGATCTTTACTGGCCGTACTATACTGAAGATGGGGGAGAAGTTATAGTTGTATTCCCAATTGACGAAAAGCTAAGGTACCTGATTCCTTTCCGTCCCGTAGAAAAGACCATTAGATATTTGGAAAGCTTAGCTGACAGCGATCCTTCAAAGGTCGCTGTTTTCCATGATGACGGTGAAAAATTTGGAGTTTGGCCTGGAACTTATGAATGGGTTTATAAAAAAGGCTGGCTTAGGGAGTTCTTTGATGCCGTCACAAGCAATGAGAGAATAAACCTCATGCTTTACTCTGAGTATCTTTCGAAGTTTACCCCAAGAGGGCTCGTCTATCTGCCGATAGCATCATACTTTGAAATGAGCGAGTGGTCTCTGCCAGCAAAACAGGCAAAGCTTTTTGTTGAGTTTGTTGAAAAATTGAAAAGGAGAGGAGAGTTTGAAAAGTACAGGGTATTCGTTAGGGGCGGCATTTGGAAGAACTTCTTCTATAAGTACCCGGAGAGCAATTTCATGCACAAAAGAATGCTCTATGTTAGCAAACTTGTCAGAAATATTCCTGAAGCGAGGGGGTACATACTTAAAGCCCAGTGCAACGATGCCTACTGGCATGGTGTCTTTGGCGGTGTTTATCTGCCTCACTTGAGGAGAGCAGTTTGGGAGAACATCATAAAGGCACAGAGCTATGTCACCACTGGAAACAGGGTTTTTGACGTGGATTTTGATGGAAGAGATGAAATCATGCTTGAAAATGGAAGGTTTATAGCAACGATCAAGCCTCATTATGGAGGCTCAATCTTTGAGCTTAGCTCAAAGAGAAAAGCTGTTAACTACAACGATGTTTTAGCAAGAAGATGGGAGCACTACCACGAAGTTCCCGAAGCAGCAACTCCAGAGGAAGAAAGCGAAGAGGGCGTTGCAAGCATTCATGAGCTTGGTAAGAAAATCCCTGAGGAAATTAAGCGTGAGCTGGCTTATGACTGGCACCTCAGGGCTATTTTGCAAGATCACTTCATATCAACTACGGAGACTCTTGATACTTACCGCTTAGTTAAATATCATGAGCTTGGAGACTTCGTTAATCAGCCGTATGAATTTGAGCTTAATGGAAATAGTGTAAAGCTTTGGCGCAATGGGGGAGTATATGCCGAGAAAAAAGTTCTGGCAAGAGTTAAGAAAGAAATTGAGCTTACAAATGACGGCTTCTTGGCAAAATACAGCGTTTCACTTGGCGAGCCTTATGAAGTCCTCTTTGGAGTTGAACTTAACTTAGCCGTTCACAGCGTCATGGAGAATCCAGAGGAATTTGAAGCCGATAGAATACTCGTGAACGACACTTACGGTATTGGTAAAGTTGAGATAATCTTAGACAGAAAAGTTAAGGTATGGAAATTCCCAATTAAAACCCTCTCACAGTCGGAGAGTGGCTGGGACTTCATTCAGCAAGGAGTAAGCTATACTCTGTTGTTCCCAATAGAGAAGGAGCTTGAGTTTGAGATTAGGTTTAAGGAGCTCTGA
- a CDS encoding TIGR00269 family protein, with translation MKCKFCERKAFIKLHYPKMYLCREHFIEYFERKVKRTIEKYKLLKRDERILVVVSGGKDSAVVSYVLKKLGYNIECLYINLGIGEYSAKSEEYAKKQCEMINAKLHIVRVRELLGAGIGKLKTSRPTCSYCGITKRYIFNKFAYDNGFDVIVTGHNLDDEASFIFGNIMNWNTQYLAKQGPLLPGEGKFVKKVKPLYEVTEREVVAYALAVGIDYMVEECPHARGATTLSYKEILNNMEEKRPGTKINFVKGYLRKRHLFEQEIEEVELKECKVCGMPALGEKCSFCKVWRLEKPIDFRIKPQISSAS, from the coding sequence ATGAAGTGCAAATTCTGTGAGAGAAAGGCATTCATCAAGCTCCACTATCCAAAAATGTATCTCTGCAGAGAGCACTTCATAGAGTATTTTGAGAGAAAAGTTAAGAGAACTATTGAGAAATACAAGCTTCTAAAAAGAGACGAGAGAATTCTTGTGGTTGTGAGCGGAGGTAAAGACTCAGCCGTTGTCTCTTACGTGCTCAAAAAACTCGGCTACAATATCGAGTGCCTTTATATCAACCTCGGAATTGGAGAGTACTCAGCTAAAAGTGAAGAATATGCCAAAAAGCAGTGTGAGATGATAAATGCTAAGCTTCATATAGTTAGAGTTAGAGAGCTCTTGGGAGCCGGGATTGGTAAGCTTAAAACTTCCCGCCCCACATGCTCTTACTGTGGAATAACTAAGAGGTACATCTTCAACAAATTCGCCTATGACAATGGCTTTGATGTTATCGTTACGGGACACAACTTAGATGATGAAGCGTCGTTCATTTTTGGCAATATAATGAACTGGAATACCCAGTATTTGGCCAAGCAAGGGCCTTTATTGCCCGGAGAAGGCAAATTCGTGAAAAAGGTCAAGCCCCTTTATGAAGTCACAGAAAGGGAAGTTGTTGCGTATGCCTTAGCGGTTGGTATAGACTACATGGTTGAAGAATGTCCGCATGCAAGGGGAGCGACCACTCTGAGCTATAAAGAGATTCTGAATAATATGGAAGAAAAAAGACCGGGGACAAAGATAAACTTCGTGAAAGGTTACCTAAGGAAAAGACACCTCTTTGAGCAGGAAATTGAAGAAGTAGAACTCAAGGAGTGCAAAGTATGTGGAATGCCAGCTTTGGGTGAGAAGTGCTCCTTCTGCAAAGTCTGGCGTCTTGAAAAGCCAATAGACTTTAGAATAAAGCCCCAGATATCCAGCGCATCATAA
- a CDS encoding NAD(P)/FAD-dependent oxidoreductase, with protein MHTANLGKGYMVSFEEKFDVVIIGAGSAGLFAAYELAEKSDFKIAVIDEGGDIDQRVCPMYEVGYCVGCKPCHIMSGVGGAGGLSDGTINLRPDIGGDLTELTHDENYSWQLVWEVDQIFLRHGAPRRLYKGNEEQIREWERRAAQAGVKFIPIIQRHIGSDHTKEVIKSIKEYLESKGVKFILWTKVEEFRQGEVVARRGGTVFTAKARYIIVAPGRGGADWFHEVAQKIGLKARHGPIDVGVRVEVPAIVMEPITSINHDPKFHIYTDTYDDFVRTFCTNPYGFVVEERYDSYVGVNGHSMRDRKSNNTNFAFLSRIELTEPVEDTTAYGKSIAQLATTIGGGKPILQRLGDLRRGRRSTWARIRKSNVEPTLKHVTPGDIAMALPHRVVTNIIEGLEKLDKVIPGVASDHTLLYAPEIKYYAMRAEVNENLETSIENIFAAGDGAGLSRDIVNAAATGLLAARGILKKEGNYTEKDFKKPGNWKKRIESLEG; from the coding sequence ATGCACACTGCAAACCTTGGTAAGGGATATATGGTTTCTTTTGAAGAAAAGTTTGACGTTGTCATTATAGGAGCAGGTTCAGCAGGTCTTTTTGCCGCTTATGAGCTTGCAGAGAAAAGCGATTTTAAAATAGCTGTGATAGATGAAGGTGGAGATATTGACCAGAGAGTTTGCCCAATGTATGAAGTCGGCTACTGTGTTGGATGCAAGCCATGTCACATAATGAGCGGCGTTGGAGGAGCTGGAGGCTTAAGCGACGGAACAATAAATCTAAGACCAGATATCGGCGGCGATTTAACTGAACTTACACACGATGAGAACTATTCTTGGCAGCTCGTGTGGGAAGTTGATCAAATATTTCTGAGACATGGAGCACCAAGAAGGCTTTACAAAGGGAATGAAGAGCAAATTCGAGAATGGGAGAGGAGGGCTGCTCAGGCAGGGGTAAAATTCATCCCAATAATTCAGAGACACATTGGTTCAGATCATACAAAGGAAGTGATAAAATCAATCAAAGAATATCTTGAAAGCAAGGGAGTAAAGTTCATTCTCTGGACAAAAGTTGAAGAATTTAGGCAAGGTGAAGTCGTAGCGAGGAGAGGAGGTACTGTCTTCACGGCTAAAGCCAGATACATAATTGTAGCTCCCGGAAGAGGAGGAGCCGACTGGTTCCACGAGGTAGCCCAAAAAATTGGACTAAAAGCCAGACACGGCCCAATAGATGTGGGGGTTAGGGTTGAAGTTCCCGCCATAGTGATGGAGCCCATAACAAGCATAAATCATGATCCAAAGTTTCACATCTACACAGACACATACGACGACTTCGTTAGGACATTCTGCACAAATCCATACGGTTTTGTTGTGGAGGAAAGATATGATAGTTATGTTGGTGTAAATGGACATTCAATGAGAGATAGAAAAAGCAACAACACAAATTTCGCCTTTTTGAGCAGAATAGAGCTTACAGAGCCCGTTGAAGACACAACAGCTTATGGAAAGAGCATCGCTCAGCTGGCAACAACGATCGGTGGAGGAAAACCAATTCTGCAACGTTTAGGTGATTTAAGGAGAGGAAGGAGGAGTACATGGGCAAGGATAAGGAAGAGCAACGTTGAACCGACATTAAAACACGTTACCCCAGGGGATATAGCCATGGCTCTGCCCCATAGGGTTGTCACGAATATAATAGAAGGTCTCGAAAAGTTAGATAAAGTAATCCCCGGAGTTGCAAGTGATCATACTCTGCTCTATGCTCCTGAAATTAAATACTATGCAATGAGAGCTGAAGTAAATGAGAACTTAGAAACCAGCATAGAAAACATATTCGCCGCCGGCGATGGTGCTGGGCTTTCCAGAGATATAGTAAACGCTGCCGCAACAGGGCTCTTAGCTGCGAGGGGAATTCTGAAAAAAGAGGGGAATTACACAGAAAAAGATTTCAAAAAACCAGGCAACTGGAAGAAAAGAATTGAAAGCTTAGAGGGATAA
- a CDS encoding site-specific DNA-methyltransferase gives MMKTVHKIVFGDSRRMYEVEDESVHLVVTSPPYPMIEIWDDLFRRLNPDIDKAFEKLKATSNKQKKERIVREIYELMHETLLPVWEEVYRVLVPGGIACINIGDATRKLNGNFRLFPNHAKIIEYFEKIGFITLPYILWKKPTNKPNAFLGSGFLPPNAYVTLDVEYILIFRKGEPRKFKPKDPLRYASRYTKEERDKWFSQIWEDVKGERQTHPKIARRTAAYPEEIPRRLIRMFSIIGDTVLDPFLGTGTTTKVAIELQRNSIGYEIDESLRPIIEEKIGVKQRRLGVNFEVKFIYRE, from the coding sequence ATGATGAAAACTGTTCATAAAATTGTCTTTGGGGATTCTAGGAGGATGTATGAAGTTGAGGATGAGAGTGTTCATTTGGTAGTGACTTCTCCGCCGTATCCAATGATCGAAATATGGGATGATCTTTTTAGAAGGTTAAACCCGGATATTGATAAAGCCTTTGAAAAATTAAAGGCTACAAGCAATAAACAGAAAAAAGAACGAATTGTTAGGGAAATTTATGAGTTAATGCATGAGACTTTATTGCCAGTCTGGGAAGAGGTTTACCGGGTGCTTGTCCCCGGAGGGATTGCATGTATCAATATTGGAGATGCAACAAGAAAGCTTAATGGTAATTTTAGACTGTTTCCAAATCATGCGAAAATCATCGAGTACTTTGAGAAGATTGGCTTTATCACACTGCCATATATCCTTTGGAAGAAGCCCACAAATAAGCCTAATGCATTCTTAGGTTCTGGGTTTTTACCACCAAATGCTTATGTTACATTAGATGTTGAATACATCTTAATATTCAGGAAGGGAGAACCTAGGAAGTTTAAACCGAAAGATCCATTAAGATATGCAAGTAGATACACTAAGGAGGAGAGGGATAAATGGTTCAGTCAAATTTGGGAAGATGTTAAAGGAGAGCGTCAGACGCATCCAAAGATAGCGAGAAGAACTGCAGCATACCCGGAGGAGATACCAAGAAGATTAATCAGAATGTTTTCAATAATAGGCGACACAGTGTTAGATCCGTTTTTGGGAACTGGAACTACCACAAAAGTCGCAATTGAGTTACAAAGGAATTCAATAGGGTATGAGATTGATGAAAGCCTAAGACCAATAATTGAAGAGAAGATAGGGGTAAAACAAAGAAGATTGGGAGTAAATTTTGAAGTCAAATTTATTTATCGCGAATAA
- a CDS encoding MjaI family restriction endonuclease, whose product MKTPTGIVEITSDEERELLRLPPKPELPKYSSQLINLANQFAQGTRPKVVGQMSELIKEFRKSGGKTFEDWKKWYLRKYPKAIDEATRKIWDMLGKFKEALEHLNEEDVRKWVEDLVLVKTYEGLMLQEAILKKVAEEVGAGYRLATPEEESKGIDGVIILKNREIPVSIKPKTYVMQERHLPEELKGYLIVYEKKKNKIVIDYSPVLTAL is encoded by the coding sequence ATGAAGACACCTACGGGCATAGTAGAGATTACTTCTGATGAAGAAAGAGAACTTCTCAGGTTGCCCCCTAAACCAGAGCTACCAAAGTATTCTTCACAACTAATTAATCTTGCAAATCAGTTTGCACAGGGAACACGTCCAAAAGTTGTTGGCCAGATGAGCGAGTTAATTAAAGAATTCAGGAAAAGTGGGGGTAAAACATTTGAGGATTGGAAGAAATGGTATTTGCGGAAATATCCCAAGGCGATAGATGAAGCAACAAGAAAAATATGGGATATGCTTGGTAAGTTTAAAGAAGCACTGGAGCACTTGAATGAAGAGGATGTAAGAAAGTGGGTAGAAGATTTGGTTCTCGTCAAAACATATGAAGGCCTTATGCTGCAGGAGGCTATTCTGAAAAAAGTAGCAGAAGAAGTTGGAGCAGGTTATCGCCTTGCCACTCCAGAAGAAGAATCAAAGGGCATTGATGGAGTAATTATCCTCAAAAACAGGGAAATCCCTGTGTCAATAAAACCTAAAACTTATGTTATGCAGGAAAGGCATCTGCCCGAAGAGCTCAAAGGATATCTAATTGTTTACGAGAAAAAGAAAAACAAGATTGTAATTGATTATTCTCCGGTATTAACAGCACTTTAG
- a CDS encoding HPP family protein: MVAWVERAEKLKRKKMHIVVGKRKHLQMQRKEELSHNIRYISKVPVKLVMDTDFLKVHPEDPLTTLIENLKGEETSAVVVDEKNRLLGFITMKDLLHFFSPPRRYSIVGLGLLKRYTLNRASRVEDIMVTKPITIHIDDNLGHAIKLMIETGKHHLPVVDGEKHVHGILEVKDIIRLIRIVSV, translated from the coding sequence ATGGTGGCATGGGTGGAACGTGCCGAAAAGTTGAAGAGAAAGAAGATGCATATTGTTGTAGGAAAAAGAAAGCACCTCCAAATGCAGAGAAAGGAGGAGCTGAGCCATAATATTAGGTACATATCCAAGGTTCCTGTTAAACTTGTTATGGATACGGATTTCCTAAAAGTTCATCCAGAGGATCCACTTACAACCCTAATAGAAAACCTCAAAGGAGAGGAAACCTCTGCAGTTGTTGTTGATGAAAAAAACAGGCTTTTAGGATTTATTACGATGAAGGATTTGCTTCATTTCTTCAGTCCACCTCGGAGGTATTCGATTGTCGGTCTTGGACTCTTGAAAAGGTACACGCTAAACAGGGCATCAAGGGTTGAGGACATAATGGTCACGAAGCCGATAACAATTCATATCGACGATAATCTGGGTCATGCAATAAAGTTGATGATTGAAACTGGTAAGCATCATCTTCCCGTTGTTGATGGTGAAAAACATGTTCATGGCATTTTAGAGGTGAAGGACATAATAAGGCTTATCAGGATTGTATCTGTTTAG